A part of Rattus rattus isolate New Zealand chromosome 4, Rrattus_CSIRO_v1, whole genome shotgun sequence genomic DNA contains:
- the LOC116898534 gene encoding PC-esterase domain-containing protein 1B-like, whose translation MPHLRAHDVQQLLHNKFVVVLGDSIQRAVYKDLVLLLQKDCLLSSSQLKSKGELSFEHDVLLEGGRWGRMHNGAHYREVRQFCSGRHLVRFYFLTRAYSPYVEDILQQLRWGEYAPDLVIVNSCLWDLSRYRSNFLRNYREDLERLFQRLDQLLPSGCLVVWNTTMPVAEVVSGGFILPDASGCPSRLREDVMEANFYSSVEAARHGFDVLDLHFHFRHAGQHRLSDGVHWDERAHRYLSQLLLAHVADAWGVILPAHNTVGRWIRDVPAERQPDRADRRQPRDHHHCEQREPPGARHSPSSRYHHHHTPQRASSHPRNLPSRREDRIPPLHPPNRSPSTEIPRGAGMDTPGKSTQWIVSIDWALSAESIPTMRSGRLPLTLPGTTVSHTDLIEGTAIIGTPKHTKSKHFMVSVLQVCLGAFYERVECELSWDVFHTDW comes from the coding sequence ATGCCCCACCTCCGAGCTCACGACGTCCAGCAGCTGCTGCACAACAAGTTCGTCGTCGTCCTGGGGGATTCGATCCAGAGAGCCGTCTACAAGGACCTGGTGCTCCTGCTCCAGAAGGACTGCCTGCTGTCTTCCAGTCAGCTGAAGAGCAAGGGCGAGCTGAGCTTCGAACACGACGTGCTGCTGGAGGGCGGCAGGTGGGGACGCATGCACAATGGCGCCCACTACCGCGAGGTGCGCCAGTTCTGCTCCGGGCGCCACTTGGTGCGCTTCTATTTCCTCACCCGTGCCTACTCCCCCTATGTCGAAGACATCCTACAGCAGCTGAGATGGGGCGAGTATGCCCCCGACTTGGTGATCGTGAACTCGTGCCTCTGGGACCTGTCCAGGTACAGAAGCAATTTCCTCAGAAACTACCGGGAGGACCTGGAGAGGCTCTTCCAGCGCCTAGATCAGCTGCTGCCCAGCGGCTGCCTCGTGGTGTGGAATACCACCATGCCTGTGGCCGAGGTCGTGTCCGGGGGCTTCATCCTCCCGGATGCTTCGGGCTGCCCCTCACGCCTGCGCGAAGATGTGATGGAAGCCAACTTTTACAGCTCAGTGGAGGCGGCAAGGCATGGCTTCGATGTGCTGGATCTCCACTTCCACTTCCGCCATGCAGGGCAGCATCGGCTAAGCGATGGCGTGCATTGGGATGAGCGTGCGCACCGCTACCTCTCACAGCTGCTGCTGGCACACGTGGCAGACGCCTGGGGCGTGATCCTCCCAGCCCACAACACGGTGGGAAGGTGGATCAGGGATGTCCCTGCAGAAAGACAGCCAGACCGGGCAGACCGAAGGCAACCTCGAGACCACCACCACTGTGAGCAGCGCGAACCCCCTGGGGCCAGGCACTCTCCCTCTTCCaggtaccaccaccaccataccccTCAGAGAGCTTCCTCCCACCCTCGAAACCTGCCCAGCCGCAGAGAGGACCGtattcctcctctccatcctcccaacCGCAGCCCTTCCACAGAGATTCCCCGAGGCGCAGGCATGGATACTCCAGGGAAGTCAACTCAGTGGATCGTGAGCATAGACTGGGCCCTATCCGCAGAGTCTATTCCCACCATGAGATCAGGGCGTCTTCCCCTTACCCTTCCCGGCACCACAGTGAGCCACACAGATCTCATAGAAGGCACAGCCATCATCGGCACACCTAAGCACACGAAGAG